The genomic interval TATTGGCGCACTGGCTTATTTATTCAAAGAGATGCAGTTTCCACTCTATGCGACGCCATTGCCTCTTGGTATGATCGCAAATAAATTTGACGAACACGGTCTTAAAGGTCACAAAAAATATTTTAGACCTGTTGAAAAACGCAAAATCTATAAAATTGGTGAGTTTGAAGTAGAGTGGATACACATTACGCACTCAATTATTGACGCTTCTTCTATTGCCATTACCACAGAAGCTGGAACAATCATTCATACGGGTGATTTTAAGATCGATCATACCCCCATTGATGGTTATGTAACGGATCTTAACCGCTTTGCCTCTTACGGTGAAAAAGGGGTTCTTTGTTTGATGAGTGATAGTACCAACTCTTATAAAGAGGGCATTACGCGTAGCGAAAGTACTGTTGGAAAAACATTTGATTCTATTTTTTCCAAGGCAAAGGGTCGTGTTATTATGTCTACTTTTTCGTCAAATATTCATAGGGTTTATCAAGCGATTGATTACGGTTTAAAATACGGCAGAAAAGTCTCAGTTATTGGTCGTTCAATGGAGCGAAATCTCTTTACGGCAATTGATCTTGGGTATATAGAGCTGGATAAAAGTATCTTTATTGATCCACATGAGGTCAATAAATACCCTGATAAAGATGTTTTGATTGTCACCACAGGAAGCCAAGGCGAGACGATGAGTGCACTGTACCGAATGGCTACGGATGAACACCGACATGTTAAAATTAAGCCAACCGATCAGATCATCATCTCTGCAAAAGCGATCCCAGGCAATGAAGGGAGTGTCTCAAAGGTTCTCAACTTTTTGCTTAAAAGTGGTGCGAACGTAGCGTATCAAGATTTCAGTGAAATTCACGTGAGTGGACACGCCGCGCAAGAAGAGCAAAAGCTCATTTTACGTTTGGTTAAGCCACGCTTTTTCCTCCCCGTTCACGGCGAATACAATCACATCACCAAACACAAAGAGACAGCGATGCAATGTGGTATTTCTGAGCGAAATATCGTCTTAATGAGCGATGGTGATCAAATTGAAGTGTGTTCAAAATACATCAAAAAGATTAAAACCGTCAAAACAGGCAAGGTGTTTATTGATAACCAAATCAATGAGCAGATTGCAGATGACGTTGTGATTGATCGTCAAAAATTAGCAGATTCTGGTTTGGTTATGTTAGTGATTCAGCTCGATAAGAGTGATCATAAACTTATTTCTAAGCCAAAAATCATTAGTTATGGTTTGGTGCCTGATCGTGACGACAAAGCATTCTCCATTGAGATGGAAGGTGTTATTGATCAATTTGTTGCGAATGCCAAAAAAGAGCTTCTTGAGAATGCACGAGCCCTTGAAAATGAAGTACGCCAAGTGGTGCGTAAACATATCTATCGTACAATGAAAAAATACCCAACGATCGTTCCAACGATCTTTATGATGTAGGAACGTGTATGGAAGATTTTAAAGCAATAGCGAAAGAAGTGTTAGAACTTGAAGCCAAAGAGCTTCTCAGTGCCGCTCAAATGATT from Sulfurospirillum multivorans DSM 12446 carries:
- a CDS encoding ribonuclease J, with protein sequence MMQENEVTQQQNNSNEKPRENTPKLSGQSKQTPHPNNRTQVNPNQNPNPNAPKDASGEPSEKKPRNNRRRKSNKSPTATIEGNEPWQRDMKKAIEANQKMHKDRLNRSNLLDQTSKGKIKITPLGGLGEIGGNICVFETETSAIVLDVGMSFPSEDMHGVDILIPDFSYLRQIKKKIAGIIISHAHEDHIGALAYLFKEMQFPLYATPLPLGMIANKFDEHGLKGHKKYFRPVEKRKIYKIGEFEVEWIHITHSIIDASSIAITTEAGTIIHTGDFKIDHTPIDGYVTDLNRFASYGEKGVLCLMSDSTNSYKEGITRSESTVGKTFDSIFSKAKGRVIMSTFSSNIHRVYQAIDYGLKYGRKVSVIGRSMERNLFTAIDLGYIELDKSIFIDPHEVNKYPDKDVLIVTTGSQGETMSALYRMATDEHRHVKIKPTDQIIISAKAIPGNEGSVSKVLNFLLKSGANVAYQDFSEIHVSGHAAQEEQKLILRLVKPRFFLPVHGEYNHITKHKETAMQCGISERNIVLMSDGDQIEVCSKYIKKIKTVKTGKVFIDNQINEQIADDVVIDRQKLADSGLVMLVIQLDKSDHKLISKPKIISYGLVPDRDDKAFSIEMEGVIDQFVANAKKELLENARALENEVRQVVRKHIYRTMKKYPTIVPTIFMM